The Fusobacterium polymorphum genome segment CACTTAGGCAACCTTCTTCAAATTCTTGAGTTTCCTCTGTCAATGGAACAATTATAGGATTTATAACTTTTCTTACTACTCCATTACCATCATCACATACAAAAATTCTTTTACTGACTCCTATTTGTGGTGCAGCAAGTCCTACTCCATCAGTTTCATACATAGTTTCAACCATATCGTCTAAAAACTTTCTAAATTCATCATTTATCTCATTTATTTCTACTTCTTTTGCAATCTGCTTTAATACATCTTCACCATATTTTTTTATTTCATAAACCATAAATTCTCCCTACATCATATTAATTGGATCTATATCAACAACTATTCTAACTTTTGTATCGTTAAATTCATTTAATTTTCTCTTTAAAAATAGTTTAAATTTATCAATTTTCTTTTTACTACCTTTTGCAAAAATATTCATTCTAAATCTTTTTTGAACCTTATATACCATACTTGGCATGGGACCATACAATTCTATATTTTCTGATTTTATTTCATCATAAAATTTTTTAGATATATCTAAAAGTCTAGCTTCATCTTCTGAACTAAAACCTATATTCAAAATTTTTGAAAAAGGTGGATAAGAAAAAACTTTTCTTGAACTTATTTCTTTTTCATAGAATAAATCATAATTTTCTTCTTTACTATCTTTTATTACATTATTTTCTGGCTCATAAGTTTGAATAATAACCTTTCCTTTTTTATCTCCACGTCCTGCTCTACCAGAAACTTGGGTCAATAATTGAAAAGTTTTTTCTCCTGATCTAAAATCAGGAAAATTCAAAATTATATCAGAATTTATTACACCTACTAAAGTTACATTAGGAAAATGTAAACCCTTAGCTATAATTTGAGTCCCTATTAGAATACTATATTTTTTATCAGAGAAATCTTTATATATTTTTGAAAAATAATCTTTATTTCTTGATAATTCACTATCAACTTTTATCATAGGAACATCAAAATATTTTTTTAATTCTTCTTCAATTCTTTCAATACCTTTACCACTGTGAATTAAATTTGTACTTCCACACTTTGTACATTTCCCAGTATAATAAATTTGCTTTCCACAATAATTACACTTATATTTATTTGTACTTTTATAGTAACTCATCTTAATTGAACAGTTATCACATTCTTCAACATAGCCACAATCTTTACATTGAATATATGTAGAATAGCCTTTTCTATTAAGTAGTAATATAACTTGTTCATTTTTTAATAGAGTATTTTTTATTTCTTCAAGAAGTGCTTTACTAAAAAATAAATCATCTTCTTGTTTCATATCCACTACCTGTATATCAGGCATTTGAGCATTACCATATCTATCTTCTAAACTTAAAAGTTCATAGATTCCAGTTTTGGCATAATAATAACTTTCAATAGAAGGAGTGGCAGAGCCTAAAATTAACTTGGCATCCTCATCAAGACATCTTTTTATAGCTACATACTTAGCATTATATCTTGGACTACTATCTTGCTTGTATGTAGCTTCATGTTCTTCATCTAAAATGATATATTTTAAGTTTTTTACTGGTGAAAAAATAGCAGATCTAACACCTAAAACTATCTTCTTTTTACCAGTATAAATACTTTCCCATTCTTTAGCTCTTTCTATATCATTTAGACTACTATGTAATATAGCAATATTATTTTTAAATTCAGATTGAAATCTTTCAACCATCTGTGGAGTTAATGAAATTTCTGGAACTAGAAATATACTCCCATAACCTTCAAAGAAAGCCTTTTTAATAAGCTCTATATAAATTTCTGTTTTTCCTGAGCCTGTAACTCCTTTTAAAAGAAAGTATTTTTTAATAGATTTCTCTATATTTTCTTTTATAGCTAACTGTTTTTCATTTAAAAGACTTTTATTTTTAGAAACTTTTTCTATATTATCTGAACTATAGTCTTTTTTTTCACTAATACTAGCTTCTATTTTTAATATTTCTTTTTCTTCTAATTCTTTTATATCATTTTTTTTAAATTTTTCTTCTAATTTTTCTTTTTTTATAATAGTCTTTTTATAGAAATATTCAAATATTTCTTTATTTTCTTCTTTTAATTTAAAAAACTTTTCCATATTTACACAAATATTATTAGCATCTTTATATAAAAAAACTTTATTTATTAAATTATCAATAATAGGTTTTTTAAATTTACTTTTAACTGTATTATATGAAATTGTTGCCAAAGAAAAAATATGATTAATTATCTCATTATCCAAATATTCACTTAAAATATTAAGTCTATCAAGATTAATAATGTAAATATTGTTGTATGATATTTTTATTTTTTTTGGTATCATAGCTTTTATTACACTATCATAGGAAGCTAGGTAATAATCAACCATCCATTCTATAAGTTTTATTTGTTCATTTGATAATTTTAATGAATTTTTTACCTTAGATGAAATATTCAATACTTTGAATTCAAAACTCTCTTTTAAATTTTTTCTTATTATAAAACCTGATTTTTTAATATTTCTAAAAGGGACAATAACATTTTCTCCAACTTCAAATTCATCATTTTTATCAGAGTAAGTATATATTCCTTTCATTGAGTCTATATAAATATCAAAGTATTGCATATTCTCACCAACTAATTATTTCAATATAATTTTTACTTTTTTAACATTTTTTAAGCTATCCCCAGCAGCTGGTATTTGTTCCTCAACAAGTCCTGTTCCAGTAACTTCTATATCTATATCTGTTTCTTTAAAAATCGCTAAAACTTCTTGAGGACTCATACCTTCTAAATCTGGCATTACATCTTCATAACTTATAGCATCTAGGCTAGATTTTACATTTTCTTCAGTTTCTTCTTTTGAACTTGAAACATTTATAGTTTCAACATTCTTAGCAAAGCCTTCTTCTTCTTTAATAATTCTTCTAATAACATTACCAACAACTGGTGCAGCAACAACTCCACCAAACTTATTAGCCTGTATATCAGCTTGAGGTCTCATAAACATTGCCATTACGACATATTTTGGTTTATCAGCTGGGAAAAATCCAATAAATGAAGATAAATACTCATTTCTAATATATCCTGATTTTCCAGCACTTAATTGAGCAGTTCCTGTTTTTCCTCCAACTGCATATCCTTCAATACGGGCTCTTTTCCCAGTTCCTTTATCAACAGTATCTTCTAAAATACTTCTCATTTTTTCAGATACTTCTTCTGATATAACTTTTCTAACAGCAGTAGGGGTATTTCTCATAATAACAGTTCCTTCACTATCAGTTATCTTTTCAACTAAATATGGCTTATATAATGTTCCGCCATTTACAACAGCAGAGAATGCAGTTATCATTTGAATAGGTGTAATTACAACTCCTTGACCAAATGCCATATTATTTTTCTTTAAACCATCCCAGTTTTTATATGAACTTGTATATGGTTTCAATTCATTTGGAAAATCTACTCCTGTTTTATCATATAGACCAAAAGCTTTTAAATATTCTTCAAAAAGAGCATTAGTAAAATAGTCACTAATAAGTACCATCCCAACATTACTTGACTTCATTATAACTTCTCTTGTAGTTATAACCCCTCTTGTAGATCTACTGCTTTCTCTGATTGTTTTTTTGAATCTTTGGATTTTTCCATCACCAACATCAAATTTAGTATTTTCATTTATAAATTTCTCATTCATTGCTGCTGCAACAATAAGAGGTTTAAATATTGAACCAGGTTCATATTGGCTTTGGAATATATTGTTTCTTAATAAATTTTTATCTTTTGAAAAAGCAGCTACTGCCAAAATTTTCCCACTATTAGGATCCATAATAAGTCCATAAGCTTCATAAGCATTAGTATTTTTGAATTGTTCTTTTATTTCATCATTTAAAATAAAATTTAAGTCTGCATCTATTGTTAAATAAAGATTTTTTCCATTTAAATCTGAAAATAAAGTTTCTTTTGAAAGAGCTAAGATATTTTTTTTATTCAATCCATAAAGTTTTGGAATATCTCTTTTCTTTTCAACTAAATAATTTTGATATTCTTTTTCTAAACCAGAAATACCTAATCTTTCATCTCTAGATTCTTCTGTGAATCTTACCATACCTATTAATTTTTCATATTCATCTTGTTTATAATATTTTCTTTCAATAGATTTTTCAAATTGTAAAACTGTTTTATATTTAGGACTTCCCTTAACTTTAGTTCTTTCAATACTTGCTAATAACTCATCTATTTGAGCTTTTTGATCATCATCTATATCCTTAACAAGCCTTTTATATTTATTTCCTTCACTAGCTAATTTTAATAAATTTTCTAATACATTATCTTCTAATTTTACTATTTTACTATCTCTTATAGCTACAATATCCTTAATAATTTCATTATGTATTTTCTCATCATTTAAAAGAGAGGGATTTATAGAAATTGTATATTTTCTATTATTAAAGGCAAGCTTTTTTCCTTTATTATCATATATTAAACCTCTTTGTCCAATTTCTTTGTTAATACTTAACAGTTGTTCATTCATAAGAGCAACATACTTAGATTTTTGAAGATATTGGATTCCAAGTAATCTAAGTGCATAAACAATTAGAAAAAAGAGTATAATTAACAACATTATACTACTTCTCTTTGCAAATAATTGTTTTTCTCCCCAGTTGCTGACTACCGCAATAGAGAAAACAAGATATACTATTGAAAATAAGAAAAGTGTTAGAAGAAAAAAACTTTTATTGTAAATAAGATATCCAGATACACTTAGAACAAATAGTAAAAATAGGATTCCACCTATTTTAATTTTCTTCTGCACTTTCTCCTCCTAAACTCTTTAATGTTCTATCATAATCTCTATCTATTATAATTTTTTCTATATTATCAGTAATTTTACCATCTTGTAATATATAGATTTCTTCTCCTGTATTAGCAATAAAATTGTATATTTCTTTTAAAGAAATATCTTCTATATTTTTAGCTATACAAAAAACTTTTTCAGAATAGTCTCTACTACTAAGTATATAACCCCCTCTAATTAAATCATCTAATACATTTCCAATCAAAAAAGGAGATGATGTTGTTACTTTTCTTAAATCACTCATATTAGGGGGAGATTGATTATTTAAGTGTCTTTTTATAATCTCTTCTAAAACTTTTAGTGTTATATATAATTTAGAATTAAAACTGATATTAATATTATCATTTTCTATATTTATATCAAAATTAGCATTTTGAATTAAATATGTTATATGAACTCCTAAAATTACTATAAACCAACATATTCTTACCCATATTAAAAATATAAATATTACTGAAAAACCACCATATATTGTATTATAACCTATCAACAAAAATTGTAATAAAATAAAAATATATTGAAATAACAAAAAGGCTATAGACACTATTATAGATGCTATAAAAGCAGGAAGAACTTTTACCATAGTATTTGGCATAACTAAATAAAGTGCCATAAAGAAAATTGTCATACTTATCAAAGGAAAAATATTTTTTACTATATAATAAAGAAATACTATTTCCTTTATTTTTGACAATAAAAATAATATAAGTCCATTTAAAGTAATAAATAATAATGGTAAAAAAATAAAAAATGATATATAATCACTAATTTTTCTTATTAAACTTCTTGATTTCTTTATATGCCAAATTTCATTAAAAGATTCTTCAATAAGAGAAAACATTTGTATAAATGTCCAACCTAAAAATAAGAAACCAACCCCTGCTAAAACTCCACTTCTAGCATCCATTAATAAATTATTTGAAAAGTCAGTAAGCAACTCCAATGTTTCACCTTTTAAGGGAGCTATATCTTTAATATGATTTATTATGTAGTCTTCTGCTCCAAACCAACTACTTAAACTAACTAGAATGGCAAGCATTGGGACTATTGCTAGAATTGTATAAAAAGATAGAGATGTTACCCAAAAGCTAGAGTTAGCACTTTGATATTTTTCATATGCTCTTTTTAACATCAATTTTAAATTTTTAGTATTGAACTTCTTTGAACCAAAATTTTCAAATAAATTTTTCATATTCTGCTCCAATAATTATTTTTTTATAAAATTATTATTAAAATAACTTGAACTTGCTGAATCTATTGATGAAAAAGTCATAGGTGTTAAGATATAATCTCCTAATCTTACCATTTTCTTTTCTTTTGCTGAGTTATAATAATAAAATGGATCATCTGTTGTATTTAGTGCTTTTAAAACTTTATTATCAACTTTAATTGCCTTTACTTCTTGTCCATTTACTGTATAACTTTGTGCTTCTGTTAAAAGGGGTAAAACTTTTTCCATTACATAATACTCTGATAAAATTTCTGTTGCACCACAAGTCATAGATAATAGTGCTAATATTGCTAAAACTTTTTTCATTTTTATTCTCCTTATTTTTTACTTTTTATAAACTTTTAATGCTTCTTCAAGAACTTTCATTGCTTTTTCTATATCATTTTCTCCAACACAGAAAGAAAATCTTACTTCATTTTTTCCTAAACCTTCTGTTTCATAAAAACCTTCTCCAGGTGCAAGCATAACTGTTGAATTATCATATACAAAATCAGTTAAAAGCCATTTACAAAAATCTTCAGAACTTTCTACTGGTAATTTTGCAAAAGCGTAAATTGCACCTTTTGGTGTTGAACAAGTCACTCCTTCTATTTTATTTAAAGAATTTACTATTATATCTCTTCTTCTTCTATAAATTTCTTTGATTTCTTTAAAATATTCCTTAGGAGCTTTCATTAAGCTAGCTACTGCATATTGTTCAACAGTTGGAGCAGCAAGTCTAGCTTGACAAAGTTTCATTATATATGTCATAAAATCTTTATTTTTTGATATTAAAAATCCAACTCTTGCTCCACAAGCACTATAATGTTTAGAAACACTATCTATGATAATAGTATTTTCTTTAGCTTTTTCTATATCTAATAAAGAATAGTGTTTATCTTTATCATCATATATAAATTCCCTATATGGTTCATCTGCAATAACAAATAAGTCATTTTCTATTGCTAAATCAGCTAGTAACTTAACTTCATCTTCTGTATATACTTTTCCTGTTGGATTACAAGGGTTAGAATAAAGAATAGCTTTTGTCTTAGAACTAATTAATTTTTGAATTACTTCTTTTTTAGGTAAAGCAAAATCATTTTCTATATCTGTTGGTATAGGAATAATTTTTGCTCCTGAAATATCTAAGAAACTTTTATAATTTGAATAAAAAGGTTCTGGAATTAAAACTTCATCATCAGGATTACAAATAGCAAGTATTGCAAATGTTAATGCCTCACTTCCACCTTCTGTAACAATTATATCTTCTTTTTTTAAAATATGTCCATCTCTTCCATAAACTTCAATAACCTGTTCTAATAATTCAGAAATTCCTCTAGAATCTGCATATCTTATAACATGATCTGGTATATTTCTTAAACCTTCAAAAAATAATTCAGGTGTTTCTATATTAGGTTGTCCAATATTTAATCTATAAACTTTTATTCCCTTTTTTTCTGCCTCAGTAGCTAAAGGAGCTAATTTTCTAACAGCTGAATATTTCATAATTTTTACTCTATCTGAAATTCTCATTTGTTTCCCTCCATTATATAATTTCTTTATTTACATTATATAATTATATAATATTTTCTAAAAAATGTATATAACTAATAATTTGATTTTTAATTTTTAATTCTTTTAGTAATTTAGAAAATATAGTATAATCTAATATTATTATATAAAATTATAATTAAGGTGATGATATGGATATAAGAGAGTTTTTATTTGAAGATAAAAAACTCATAAAAAAAATTTTTAAAATAGCAATTCCTTCACTTTTTGATTTACTTGCTCAAACATTAGTTTCAACCTCTGATATGATAATGGTGTCAAGTATAGGAGCTTCTGCAATAAGTTCTGTAGGAGTTGGAAGTGCAGCATTCAATGCAATTATTCCTGCATTAATAGCAGTAGCAATAGGAACAACTGCTATTTTAAGTAGGGCTTATGGTGCTAAAAATAAAGAGGAAGGACAAAAAGCTTTAATGCAGAGTTATTTTATAGCTGTTCCTATTGGAATTTTTTTAATGCTTTTGTTTTTCTTTTTTGCTGAGCCTATTATAGAAATTGTAGGAAATGCAAAAGATTTAAATTTAAAAGATGCTATTATATATCAAAAAACAACTGCTATTGGTTTTGTATTTTTATCTATTGGAATAACTACTTTTTATGCTTTTAGAGCTTTGGGAAAAAATAAAATTCCAATGATAGGAAATACTATGGTACTCATTGTAAATATAATATTTAACTATCTATTTATATAT includes the following:
- the def gene encoding peptide deformylase, which gives rise to MVYEIKKYGEDVLKQIAKEVEINEINDEFRKFLDDMVETMYETDGVGLAAPQIGVSKRIFVCDDGNGVVRKVINPIIVPLTEETQEFEEGCLSVPGIYKKVERPKRVLLKYLNEYGEEIEEIAENFLAVVVQHENDHLDGILFVEKISPMAKRLIAKKLANMKKETKRIKEENE
- the priA gene encoding replication restart helicase PriA, which produces MQYFDIYIDSMKGIYTYSDKNDEFEVGENVIVPFRNIKKSGFIIRKNLKESFEFKVLNISSKVKNSLKLSNEQIKLIEWMVDYYLASYDSVIKAMIPKKIKISYNNIYIINLDRLNILSEYLDNEIINHIFSLATISYNTVKSKFKKPIIDNLINKVFLYKDANNICVNMEKFFKLKEENKEIFEYFYKKTIIKKEKLEEKFKKNDIKELEEKEILKIEASISEKKDYSSDNIEKVSKNKSLLNEKQLAIKENIEKSIKKYFLLKGVTGSGKTEIYIELIKKAFFEGYGSIFLVPEISLTPQMVERFQSEFKNNIAILHSSLNDIERAKEWESIYTGKKKIVLGVRSAIFSPVKNLKYIILDEEHEATYKQDSSPRYNAKYVAIKRCLDEDAKLILGSATPSIESYYYAKTGIYELLSLEDRYGNAQMPDIQVVDMKQEDDLFFSKALLEEIKNTLLKNEQVILLLNRKGYSTYIQCKDCGYVEECDNCSIKMSYYKSTNKYKCNYCGKQIYYTGKCTKCGSTNLIHSGKGIERIEEELKKYFDVPMIKVDSELSRNKDYFSKIYKDFSDKKYSILIGTQIIAKGLHFPNVTLVGVINSDIILNFPDFRSGEKTFQLLTQVSGRAGRGDKKGKVIIQTYEPENNVIKDSKEENYDLFYEKEISSRKVFSYPPFSKILNIGFSSEDEARLLDISKKFYDEIKSENIELYGPMPSMVYKVQKRFRMNIFAKGSKKKIDKFKLFLKRKLNEFNDTKVRIVVDIDPINMM
- a CDS encoding penicillin-binding protein, with translation MQKKIKIGGILFLLFVLSVSGYLIYNKSFFLLTLFLFSIVYLVFSIAVVSNWGEKQLFAKRSSIMLLIILFFLIVYALRLLGIQYLQKSKYVALMNEQLLSINKEIGQRGLIYDNKGKKLAFNNRKYTISINPSLLNDEKIHNEIIKDIVAIRDSKIVKLEDNVLENLLKLASEGNKYKRLVKDIDDDQKAQIDELLASIERTKVKGSPKYKTVLQFEKSIERKYYKQDEYEKLIGMVRFTEESRDERLGISGLEKEYQNYLVEKKRDIPKLYGLNKKNILALSKETLFSDLNGKNLYLTIDADLNFILNDEIKEQFKNTNAYEAYGLIMDPNSGKILAVAAFSKDKNLLRNNIFQSQYEPGSIFKPLIVAAAMNEKFINENTKFDVGDGKIQRFKKTIRESSRSTRGVITTREVIMKSSNVGMVLISDYFTNALFEEYLKAFGLYDKTGVDFPNELKPYTSSYKNWDGLKKNNMAFGQGVVITPIQMITAFSAVVNGGTLYKPYLVEKITDSEGTVIMRNTPTAVRKVISEEVSEKMRSILEDTVDKGTGKRARIEGYAVGGKTGTAQLSAGKSGYIRNEYLSSFIGFFPADKPKYVVMAMFMRPQADIQANKFGGVVAAPVVGNVIRRIIKEEEGFAKNVETINVSSSKEETEENVKSSLDAISYEDVMPDLEGMSPQEVLAIFKETDIDIEVTGTGLVEEQIPAAGDSLKNVKKVKIILK
- a CDS encoding YihY/virulence factor BrkB family protein; its protein translation is MKNLFENFGSKKFNTKNLKLMLKRAYEKYQSANSSFWVTSLSFYTILAIVPMLAILVSLSSWFGAEDYIINHIKDIAPLKGETLELLTDFSNNLLMDARSGVLAGVGFLFLGWTFIQMFSLIEESFNEIWHIKKSRSLIRKISDYISFFIFLPLLFITLNGLILFLLSKIKEIVFLYYIVKNIFPLISMTIFFMALYLVMPNTMVKVLPAFIASIIVSIAFLLFQYIFILLQFLLIGYNTIYGGFSVIFIFLIWVRICWFIVILGVHITYLIQNANFDINIENDNINISFNSKLYITLKVLEEIIKRHLNNQSPPNMSDLRKVTTSSPFLIGNVLDDLIRGGYILSSRDYSEKVFCIAKNIEDISLKEIYNFIANTGEEIYILQDGKITDNIEKIIIDRDYDRTLKSLGGESAEEN
- a CDS encoding pyridoxal phosphate-dependent aminotransferase, which codes for MRISDRVKIMKYSAVRKLAPLATEAEKKGIKVYRLNIGQPNIETPELFFEGLRNIPDHVIRYADSRGISELLEQVIEVYGRDGHILKKEDIIVTEGGSEALTFAILAICNPDDEVLIPEPFYSNYKSFLDISGAKIIPIPTDIENDFALPKKEVIQKLISSKTKAILYSNPCNPTGKVYTEDEVKLLADLAIENDLFVIADEPYREFIYDDKDKHYSLLDIEKAKENTIIIDSVSKHYSACGARVGFLISKNKDFMTYIMKLCQARLAAPTVEQYAVASLMKAPKEYFKEIKEIYRRRRDIIVNSLNKIEGVTCSTPKGAIYAFAKLPVESSEDFCKWLLTDFVYDNSTVMLAPGEGFYETEGLGKNEVRFSFCVGENDIEKAMKVLEEALKVYKK